The DNA window GGGTACCGGTAGACTGGGCTGGGGCCGCCCCCCCCGGGATCGGGTGGGGGTTTTCCCTGTTCAGGGGTCTCTCGTCGCCGAATCGTGGGTGCTGGTTCAGTCGTAGCGGATGCGGCGTCGTCCGCTCGTCGTCGCAACTCGGTGCGATTCGTGCGGGGCGCCGGAGCGCGGCCACGGACGAAGCGGGCCGGTGTTCGAGCAAGCCCTCGCGGGCGCCGGGGGGAAGATCGGCGGCTGGTGGCGGCCCCGCTCCTGGCGTAGGGTCGTGACCTGCGACTTCTCTGTGATGGTGGGCACCGGCGGAAGGCGGGACGGGTCATGCGCTCGATGTGGAAGGGCTCGGTGTCCTTCGGGTTGGTCACCATCCCGGTCAACCTGTACACGGCGACCGAGAACAAGAGCGTCAGCCTGCGGCAGGTCCACGAGGCCGACGGCGCGCGCATCCAGTACAAGCGGTACTGCTCGGCGGAGAACAAGGAAGTGCCCTACGCGGAGATCGCGAAGGGCTACGAGCTGCCCGACGGCGGCATGGTCGTGCTCACCGACACCGATTTCGCGGAGCTGCCGCTGCCCACCTCCCGCGCGATCGACGTGCTCGAATTCGTCCCGCTCGAGGCCATCGATCCGATCTACTACGACAGCACCTACTACATCGAGCCGCAGAAAGCGGCCGCGAAGCCGTACGTGCTGCTCCGCGACGCCCTGCACAAATCGGGCCAGGTCGCGATCGCGAAGGTCGCGCTCCGCCAGCGCGAATCGCTCGCGATCCTGCGCGTCCACTCCGACCTGCTGGTGATGACCACCATGTTGTGGCCGGACGAGGTCCGCACCCCCGATTTCGGCTTCCTCGACGAGGACGCCCCGCAGATCCGCCCGCAGGAGCTGACCATGGCGGGCTCCCTGATCGACTCCATGTCGGAGCCGGTCTTCGAGCCGGACAAGTACCAGGACAGCTACCGCGAGGCACTCGAAGCGCTGATCGAGGCGAAGGTCAGCGGCAACGAGACCGCGGCGCCGCCGGAGGCACCGGGCAAGGCC is part of the Amycolatopsis sp. CA-230715 genome and encodes:
- the ku gene encoding non-homologous end joining protein Ku, giving the protein MRSMWKGSVSFGLVTIPVNLYTATENKSVSLRQVHEADGARIQYKRYCSAENKEVPYAEIAKGYELPDGGMVVLTDTDFAELPLPTSRAIDVLEFVPLEAIDPIYYDSTYYIEPQKAAAKPYVLLRDALHKSGQVAIAKVALRQRESLAILRVHSDLLVMTTMLWPDEVRTPDFGFLDEDAPQIRPQELTMAGSLIDSMSEPVFEPDKYQDSYREALEALIEAKVSGNETAAPPEAPGKAEVVDLMSALQASVSAAKETRKPAKGKAKSGEEKKRRTKSA